The window CAGATCGGCCGTATCGCCGCCGAACTGGCCCGTCAGCTCCCCAACCCGATGCTCAACGCCCACCAGACCTGGCTGAACCGCCTGATCGACTTCAGCTCCGGCAATGGACGGTGATCTTCGAGGCTGGCGCCCGTGCCTGCTCGCCGGAGCGGTGTTCGCGGTGTGCATGGCCGGTACGACGCTCCCGACCCCCCTCTACGGCCTGTACCAGGAGAAGTTCGACTTCTCCGAGCTCACCGTCACGGTCGTCTACGCCGTGTACGCCTTCGGAGTCATCGGCGTGCTGCTGGCGGCGGGCAACGCCTCGGACGCCGTGGGCAGACGGCCGGTGTTGTGGTGGGGCCTGGGCTTCGCGGCCGCGAGCGCCGTCTGCTTCCTGTGTGCCACCTCGCTGGGCTGGCTGTACGTGGGACGGCTGCTGTCGGGCCTGTCCGCGGGCCTGTTCACCGGGGCCGCCTCGGCGTACGTCCTCGAACTGGCACCGCCAGGCTCCCCACGGGCCACGTTCGTGGCGACCGCCGCGAACATGGGCGGCCTGGGCTGCGGTCCCCTGCTCGCCGGGGTGCTCGCGCAGTACGCCGACTGGCCGCTGTACCTGCCGTTCGTCGTCCATCTCGCCCTGGTGGCCTGCTCGGCCGCCGTCCTGCTGTGGCTTCCGGAGACGGTGCGGGAGCGCCGACCGCTGAACACCGTACGGCCGCAGAAGCCCGGGCTGCCCCCGAGGGTGCGGGCGGTCTTCGGACCGGCGGCGGCCGCGTCCTTCGTGGGGTTCGCCCTGTTCGGGGTGTTCACCTCGGTCAGCCCGTCCTTCCTCGCCCACTCCCTGGACGTGCACAACCGCGCGGTGAGCGGACTGGTCGTGGCACTGGCCTTCTTCGCCTCCACGGGCGGACAGTTGGCCGTCGGCCGGGTCGGCGTCGCCAGATCCCTCCCGCTCGGCTGCACCGCGCTCCTGGCCGGCCTGGCGCTGCTGGCAGGCGCGCTGCGCTGGGATCTGCTGCCGCTGGTGGTGCTGAGCGCGCTCGTCGGCGGCGCCGGCCAGGGCCTGTCGTTCCGCGGTGCGCTCTCCGCGGTGGCCCAGGTGTCCGAGGAGGACAAACGCGCGGCCGTGATCTCGGCCCTGTTCGTCGTGGCCTACGCGGGTATCTCGGTACCGGTCATCGGTGTGGGCCTGCTGGTGGGGCCGATCGGCCTGGAAGGCGCGGGTCTGGTGTTCATCGCATGTATGGCGCTGCTGGTGACGACGGCCGGCGTGTACTTGCTGCGCCGCCCGGTACCGGTGACGGAGGCGGGCAGCGTGCGCTAGCGCCCTGGCCGCGTCAGGCCTCGGCCGAAGGCCAGGTCTTCCGGACCAGCTCCAGGCGCTCATAAGCGTCGTCGAACCAGGAGTCGTCCATCGGCACGGTCACCGTGACCGACGTAAGGGACCCTGCGCTGTCCTTGACCGTGACCCGCGCCCGCTCCTCCTCCACGTCACGCTCGACGAACATCGAGGGCCCCCGCGAGAACTCACGCCACGCCACATCCCGCCGGCGTCGAGCCAGTCCAGCACTTCCTGCCACTCGCGCAGGTCCTGGGGGAAGACCCAGAGGTCGAGAGAGCCCTTCACAAAGGGCGTGTCGACGACGAAGGCACCGGTCAGGACCTCACCACCGGCGGAGCCCTGGCCTTCCGTCCCGGTCATCCGCAGGACGACGCTGTTGCCGTCGCCCACCAGGCGCATCAGATCGATCGGTCCGTCAGTCACCGGTGCCCTCCCCGTCCGCTTGTCCGGTCGAAGAATAGCCGCCGGTCAGACGACCGGTGGCATGTCGCTCGGGCGGGAGTCCAGGCCCGTGCGGTGGTTGACCCAGGAGCCCCGGGTGAAGTCCGGGACCTGGACCGGACGGCCGCCCGCCGCGAGGGACTTGACGCTCAGGGGGATGGGCGAGCACCAGACCGCGCCGTCATAGACGTCCATGTCGGGGACGAGACCGGCGCGCATCTGCTGGACCGTACGCCACTGCAGGACGTAGTCCATGCCGCCGTGTCCGCCGTTGTTCTCCGCGTCGTCGCCGATCTTCAGCCACAGCCAGTGGTCGAACTCCTTGCGGTAGGCGTCGAACGCCCGCCAGCTGTGGCCGCTGTGGTCCGGTTCGAGGTAGATACGGCCACCGCTCGCGGACGTCACGCCCGCGTAGTCCTCGAAGATGCCGCGACTGCCGGCGAGTGAGTTGATACGGCTGTACGGGCGCGGCGAGCTGACCTCGTGCTCGGCGCGGATCACCCGGCCCTGCGCGGTGTCGATCAGGCAGGTGACGAGGTCACCGTTGATGTACGTCTCCTGCCAACTCGGGTGGGACTTGGGGATGAAGCGCTCGCGGTAGTCGGCGAGGCCCCGGGGCTCGGTGGCCGTCGCCCGCAGCGTCGTCATCCGGTCGCCGCGGTTGACGTCCATGGCCGCCGCGATCGGGGCCAGACCGTGCATGGGGTAGAAGGACGCGGTGCTGCGGGTGTGCCACAACCTCCGCCAGGAGTCGGTGTAGTACGTGTCCGAGAAGAGCAGGGCTCTCAGGTCGTGCAGATAGCCGCCGTGGCCGTTGGTGACCTCGCCGAACAGGCCGTCGTGGGCCATCTTCAGCATCGCCAGCTCGTTGCGGCCGTAGGAGCAGTTCTCGGACAGGATCAGATGCCGACGGGTGCGCTCGCTGGTGTCGACCAGGTCCCACAGCTCGTCCAGCTCGGTGGCGATGGGGAGTTCGACGAGGACGTGCTTGCCGGCGAGCAGGGCGGCGCGGCCCTGCTCGTAGTGGAACTCCCAGGGCGTGGCGATGTAGACGAGGTCGATGTCGTCGCGGCGGAGCATGCGTGCGTAGGCGTCGGCGGAGCCGCCGTACTCGGCAGGCCGGGGGCGGCCCTCGGCGACGAGCCGGTCGGCGGTGCGTCTGGCACGGTCGGCGCGGATGTCGCACACGGCGGTCACGGTGCATCCCGGGACGGCGCCCCAGCCCGAGGACATACCGTGGCCCCGGTTCCCGAGCCCGATCATGCCGACGCGGACCGTCGGATACTCACCGAACGGCACCCCGATCATCGACTTCTGGCCCGGACGCCGGGCCGGTGTGCCCTCGGCGTCCGGGGCGTCCTGGGCTGCGGAGGCCCTGGTGCCGAGTCCGGCGACCACGGCACCGGAGGCCAGGGCGCCGCCCATGACGGTACGGCGTGAGACAGCAGGGGTTTCATGCATGGCGCGGATCGCTCCCTAATGCGTGGCGGCCGGCTGCTCTTGCTGCCGCATGACTTTGTCCGCGCGAGCCTCATGTGTCAATAGGTGCTTGAAAAGATGCTGTTGCGAGCAGAAACGAGCAACCGGACCCGTGTCCGGGCGGCGCGGCGCGTGTACGCGGGCATGCTCGACAGCCGTCCTGGATGACCCAGGACGGCTGACCCACGCTCAGCGACTTCGCGTCAGACGGCGGACAGCACCTCGGTCACCTGACGGCGGACCAGATCCCTGGCGGCCGCGGGAAGCCCCCCGATGTCCGTGGTCTCCACGGCGTGCAGGACCGCGTCGACGTCGGTGTCGTAGGCCGCCGTCGCGGTCAGGAACTCGTAGCCGTCGCGGACTGCCAGGCGTAGCCGCTTCGTGCCGTCGGGCTCGGCGTGTACGGCGGTGGCGACCACGAAAGGTGGCGGGCCGCCCGGGTCGCTGTCCTGCTTGTGGTAGCCGCTGGTCAGCGGGGTGCGCCAGTTGAGGCTGAGGAGGACCGGGCGCTTCGCGAGGAGTTCCGTCAGGTCGGTCTCGTAGACGCCGGCCGCGTCCAGGACCGTTGCGCGTGTGTCGAGGACCAGGGCGGCGGGGAGGAGACAGCGCAGGGTGCTGCCCACGATGTTGCCGCCGACCGTGGCGGCGCGGCGTACGGCGCCGGTGCCGATGGTGCCGGCCGCCCTGCGCAGGACCTCCGGTACCCGGTCGTCTATCCGGTGCAGGACCACCGCCGAGCCCAGGGTCTCGGGCCCGAGGACATTCGCTTCCGGAAGGTTGCGCAGGGACATGGCCCGGTCGGGGAAGCCGTCGCGTTGGAAGGTCGCCCAGACGAGGGTCGCCCCGCCTATCGGCAGCGCCCCCTCGGCTATGTGCTGCTGGACCTCGGACACGGACGTGGGCAGATGCAACAACACGGAACGGCCTGCTTTCCCGATGGGACACGATCAAACGCGTATCGCATTCTCCCCACGGGACAGGGGGCGCATGCAGGGTTCACGGGCTCACTCCGCGCGCCCCCTGCGGCACTGCCCAGTGCTCCGGCGCACCACCAGCTCCACGGGCACCAGCGACTCGACCCGCGGCGGCCCCTCGTGGCCGTCGATACGGTCGAGCAGCAGCCGCAGCGACCGCGTGCCGATCTCGGCGAAGTCGGTCCGGACCGTCGTCAGCGGCGGGAGCAGATGCGCGGCCTCCGGGATGTCGTCGTAGCCGACCACGCTGACCTCGCCGGGGACCGAGCGCCCCGACTCGTGCAGGGCGTGCAGCAGGCCGAGCGCCATCTGGTCGTTGGAGGCGAACACCGCCGTGACGTCGGGGCGTCCGGCG of the Streptomyces sp. NBC_00287 genome contains:
- a CDS encoding FAD binding domain-containing protein, with amino-acid sequence MLLHLPTSVSEVQQHIAEGALPIGGATLVWATFQRDGFPDRAMSLRNLPEANVLGPETLGSAVVLHRIDDRVPEVLRRAAGTIGTGAVRRAATVGGNIVGSTLRCLLPAALVLDTRATVLDAAGVYETDLTELLAKRPVLLSLNWRTPLTSGYHKQDSDPGGPPPFVVATAVHAEPDGTKRLRLAVRDGYEFLTATAAYDTDVDAVLHAVETTDIGGLPAAARDLVRRQVTEVLSAV
- a CDS encoding Gfo/Idh/MocA family protein, which codes for MHETPAVSRRTVMGGALASGAVVAGLGTRASAAQDAPDAEGTPARRPGQKSMIGVPFGEYPTVRVGMIGLGNRGHGMSSGWGAVPGCTVTAVCDIRADRARRTADRLVAEGRPRPAEYGGSADAYARMLRRDDIDLVYIATPWEFHYEQGRAALLAGKHVLVELPIATELDELWDLVDTSERTRRHLILSENCSYGRNELAMLKMAHDGLFGEVTNGHGGYLHDLRALLFSDTYYTDSWRRLWHTRSTASFYPMHGLAPIAAAMDVNRGDRMTTLRATATEPRGLADYRERFIPKSHPSWQETYINGDLVTCLIDTAQGRVIRAEHEVSSPRPYSRINSLAGSRGIFEDYAGVTSASGGRIYLEPDHSGHSWRAFDAYRKEFDHWLWLKIGDDAENNGGHGGMDYVLQWRTVQQMRAGLVPDMDVYDGAVWCSPIPLSVKSLAAGGRPVQVPDFTRGSWVNHRTGLDSRPSDMPPVV
- a CDS encoding MFS transporter, with the translated sequence MDGDLRGWRPCLLAGAVFAVCMAGTTLPTPLYGLYQEKFDFSELTVTVVYAVYAFGVIGVLLAAGNASDAVGRRPVLWWGLGFAAASAVCFLCATSLGWLYVGRLLSGLSAGLFTGAASAYVLELAPPGSPRATFVATAANMGGLGCGPLLAGVLAQYADWPLYLPFVVHLALVACSAAVLLWLPETVRERRPLNTVRPQKPGLPPRVRAVFGPAAAASFVGFALFGVFTSVSPSFLAHSLDVHNRAVSGLVVALAFFASTGGQLAVGRVGVARSLPLGCTALLAGLALLAGALRWDLLPLVVLSALVGGAGQGLSFRGALSAVAQVSEEDKRAAVISALFVVAYAGISVPVIGVGLLVGPIGLEGAGLVFIACMALLVTTAGVYLLRRPVPVTEAGSVR